The nucleotide window AGGTGTTTGCTCCAGGCTCCCTCCTTTATGTGGAGTGAGTATACCTTTAGTTTTCCTGTGAGGTATTCTCTTGTTACGTCTAGTTTTATTGTCTTCATCATTTTCACGTATTCCTTTGTGGTGGTTTCTGTGGTTATGGCTATGCTGTTTATCCCCTGTTTTAGTATGCTGTATAGTATGTATTGTGATATTACTGTTTTTCCACTTCCATGATCCCCTTCTATGGAGATTAGGCTTGGGGTTGGTATTCCCCCTCCGAAGGCTTTGTTTAGTTCTGGTGTGGGGAGGGGGATTATTTGTGTTTCCATGTTTATCCTGCCCCTGTTGTCTGTGTTTTTGCCCCCTTGTTTGTGGTGAAGACTATTATTATTTGTGTCCCCTTTTGTATGGGTGGGCTTGTTTCTGGGAGGTTTAGTGTGATTTCTGCTTCTTGTCCTGGTTGTAGTGTGGCTGGGTTTGTGGGGTTTGTTGTGGTGTTTGTTCCCGTGATTTTTATGGTGTTTATGGTGTAGTTTTCTATGAGGAGTGTGGTCCACTCGTTGTTGATTGTTTTGTATGAGGTTATGAAGCTGCACCACTTGTATTTGGGGTTGCCTCCGAATATTATTGGTGTGCCTCCCACGTTTCTTAGCAGTATTTTTATTGTGTGGTTTGCTATTCCCCCTATTTCCATGGTGGTTTGCGCTGCGTCTTCCAGTTGTGTGGTGGCTGCCTTGTAGATTTCCGTGATTATTGTGGCTGTTTGTGTTATGGTGGTTGTGGCTGTGGCTGTGAGGGTTAGGGTGATTATTGTGGTGAGGATGAGGGTTGTTATGGGTGTTGATAGGCCCATGCTTCATCCCCTCCCACTGGTTTATGGTGGTGTGAATAGGTATGTGGCTGTGGGGCCTTGTGGCGGTTTCACTCTTACTTCGATTACCCCTTGTGTTGCGGGTTGCGTGTATACTGTTATTTCAGCTGTCTCCCAAGGTTCCCATGCTCCATCTCCATCTGCATCTGTTATTGTGAAGGCGTTTTGTGTTGGGGTGGAGTTGTATCTGTAGTAGGAGGCTTGCCCGTATGGTCCAATGTATACGTCTATGTCCCTGTAGCTTGTTATGGTTGTGGATCCCACGTTTTTCACGTATATCTTGTATCCCGTTTGGCTTCCATTCATTATTGTGGCGTACACTATTTCTATCCTCGTGTTTAGGGCTCTGTTGGCTTCTTGGGTTAATTGCATTATGCTGCTCTGCATGCTGCTCCCCATGTATAGTATGTATGTGGATGCGGATGTTGCCAGTATTATTGATGCCATCAGTATTATTAGTTCAGTGTATGTTGTGGAGAAGCCCATTCTAGGTCTACCTCGTTGAGTTTGCTTCTCCATCTATCTTCTTCAAGATTTTCCTGAGGAGGTTGAAGGCCATTTCCTCTAGGCTTTCAATTCTAATATCAATTCCAGCAGCTCTTGCGGCATTGTATATTATGAGCATGAATTCATCGTCGTTTAACCCTCCAAGCTTGGCTTTGTACATGGGGTCTAATATGTATTCCACGAGGGTGCTGGAGTCTTTTGGCAGATAGTTTACTGATTCACAGTATCTTGTTATGGAGATTATGTCCTCCTTACTCATCCCTGCATCCATGAGGACCCAAGCCCACTTTATAAGGTTGAATCCGAAGCCCACCGACTTAGCCTTAATGGGCTTCACAGGTTCCCCCGAAGGCTTTTCTTCAGGCCTATTTTCAGGGGGCTTCTCCCCCTCAGATGGGGATGAGGGTTTACCTAGATTTAGAGCGTCAATGGATTTGAGGAGGTTGAATGGGTTTTCCAGTTCACTTAAAGTTGCCCTAATATCCATTACCGCTTCCCTCAACTCCTCTATAGTCTTCCTCAAATCCTCACCTTGCTGATCAGGGTTTTGGGAAGACATTTACATCCCCCCTCTCAATCTCTAAACCATTAAAAAAAGGGTTGAGGGTATATTTTTTACGCCTCCCAGCTGGGCTTTAGCCGATCACTATGTAATGCGTTCCCGTGGGTAGGTTTGCTGGTACAATGAAGCTTAATGTCAGCGGGGCACCCCTCTCAGGCCTAACCTCAATATCCACAATGCACCTCGAAGTCACACCGAGACTACTGTCAAGCTTTATTATTAGGTAGCCCTTCTCAAAGAAGTCGAAGGCATCATCCTTATTGTTCTCCTCGAGGAACAGCCATGCATCCGCACTCCTGCCAGAAGGAGTCGGAATAGCCCATGTACTATTAGATAGAATGTTGTCAAAGGACACTTTCGCAGGATCCTTAGTCTTGTTTACTCCACTATAAATGTTTGGGTAAGCCTGTGACTCGACATTCCCGTAACCTGTGATCTTCAGTGAAACCACGGTTCTATTGACGCCCATGGGCACATAGTTTACCCCTGAAACCTTCAATGGAATTATTATTGCCACAACCTTCTGGTCTACGCTTTTTATCATTATTGAGCCGTCAACCTGTAGTGGGCTGAGAACTTCCTGTAGACTTGTGGATATGGCCTCCTTGCCCCGCTGCGTTGAGGTTAAACCCATGTTTATCACCATGAAGCTGAACGCCGATGCCACTATGACGAAGGCTATCAGTATAATCGCTGCCTCAATGCCAATCATCCCCTTCCTCCTACCCTTATTATCCCTCAAAAGTTCACCCCAAACAACACTTACCCCACCGCTAAAGGTATATCCCTTGCGAATCAACGTTACATAACAATGTTACATAACAATGGTTCATAAGCCCTTAATAAAAGGCCAAGCAAAATTAAGCCAGTGAGTGTCAACCCATGAAGTTAAAGGAGCAATTAAACCCCAAAGAAATGAATATGGCCATGCTTGAATCCATGATGAGGGGGCTAATGGAATGCAGCCCCTTCGGCTATAGAAGCATACTCTACTCCATGGGCTTCAGAGACGGCCAAACCCTCCACACCCTCACCTCACGGGAGGCCTATGCCACCCTCACAAGCCACCTCGAGAAGGCTGCATCCCAACTTAAAGCCATGGGCATAGGCCAACTGGAAATCGAGAAAATCAGCCTCCAAGAGGGACGCATAGAGCTAAGCCTAACCGGAAACATGGAATGCATGGTGGGACGCAGCCTACAAGGATATGCCGGAGCATCCCTCACCATAGGATTAATCGAGGGACTCCTCAGCGAAACCCTCAAAACCCCAGTCCACGCCACAGAAACATCCTGCATAGCCAAAGGCTCAGACAAATGCAGATTCACCATCCAAATCATCAATAAAACCCCCACCCACAATGGAGCCCCAGGATTCCCAGAAAACCAGCCCAACCCATAAACCAGGAGGGGCGCAAGCCGCCCAGCACAAGCTGGGCGGATAAGCCCGCACAAGACAAAATTTGGTGCGTGGCGGCTTGCGACGTGGGCGAAAGTTAGATTTGTTGGTTTTGTGTATTTGTTTTTGGGTTGTTATGGTTTGTTTTGATGACGTGAGGGGTAGGTTTTTTGTTGTGGCGCATAGGGGTGCTAGTGCGTATAGGCCTGAGAATACTTTGAGTGCTTTTAAGCTTGCATTGGATTTTGGTGTTGATGCTGTGGAGATGGATGTTAGGGTTACAGCTGATGGTAAAGCGATTATAATGCATGATGAGACTGTGGATAGGACAACTAATGGTAAGGGGAGGGTTGTGGATTTAACTTGGGATTACATTAGGGGGCTTAAGGTTGATGTGGATGAGAGGGTGCCATCATTGAGTGAAGCTTTGGATCTTGTTGGTGGCAAGTGCATTGTATTTTTGGAGTTGAAGGTGGATGAGGCTGTTGAACCAGCCGTTAGGGAGGTTGATGCCAGGGGACTTTGGGATTCTGTGCTATTCACATCCTTCGAAGCTAGACATTTAACGAAGGTTTTGGAGTATAATAGGAGAGCTAATGTTGGTTTGATATACATTAAACCTGTGGATGGAATATTGGGTGCTAAGAAGATTGGAGCTAAAATTGCTTTACCATATCATAGATTAGCCACAGCAAAGGCAATAGAATTTGCACATAAACTTAAACTTATGATTGCAGCTTGGACTGTAGACGACTATGAAACGGCATTGGAACTGAAGGGTAGAGGGATAGATGGAATAGTAAGCAATAAACCAGACGTAATAATGAAGCTTAAAGAGCAACAATAAATTTTACAAAACCACTATAATTCATGGAGAAACGTGAGAAAAAGAAAAGCTATAAATACCCCATATTTTAAAGAAATTGTGGGAGCACTCCAAAATTCTATGTTTTGAGGTGTGAATATGAGTCTACAAGTTAGATCCGGATATATGGGTTCTGCCATAATGTTCGTAGCATCGCTGGTGATAATATTCTTGGCAGTGTACTTGACTAAGAAGGGAACCATTAAACCAAAAATTAGAAGGCTAACAGGGGTAGATGCATTGGATGAAGCTATTGGCAGAGCCACGGAAATGGGTAGACCAGTACACTTCACAGTTGGACTTGGAACCATAGGAGATGTACAAGTCATAGCTGGACTAAGCATGCTCCAGTATGTGGCTAAGAAATGCGCTGAATATGGAACAAGATTACTATTCACATTCTCAGAACCCTCAGTGGAACCTGTTGCAAGAGATATAATAAAAACAGCATATACAGAAGCAGGGAAACCGGAGGAATATAGACCTGAAAACATAATATGGCCAAGCAACAGGCAATTCGCATACGCCACAGGAGTCATGGGACTAATAATGAGGGAGAAAGTTGCTGCAAACCTACTACTAGGATACTTCGCAGCAGAATCACTAATACTTGCAGAAGCGGGATTTAGAGTTGGAGCAATACAGATAGCTGGAACAACAAACAGCTACCAAATACCATTCTTCATAGCAGCATGCGACTACACACTAATAAGTGAAGAACTAATAACTGCAGGTGCATACGTATCAAAGAATCCAGAACAAATTGGAACAATACTAGGCCAAGACATCATAAGAGTGATAGGGTTAATACTAACTTTCATTGGCGTAATCCTATGGCTATCTGGAGACAAAATATTCTACAACTGGCTTGGAACATAAGGGGGTGAAGATAAATGTCTGTAGTTATAAGGAGATATATACCATGGCTCATAGTCGTAGTATTAACATTCTACATGGCATTGGACACACTAGTATTACAGCCAACAATAAACAGCTACGCCGACACCCTTAGAGCTGCACAAACAATAGTTGGAACATTCGCAGTCCTAATATCAGTAACCCTACTAACAAGAATCCATGCAAGGAGGATTATGAGAGACCCGAAGAAAATCGAAAGCTGGGTTCTACTAATATGCCTATGGGCACCACTAATATGGGGCTTAGCCAGGTACGCATTCTATGGAGTAAAACCAACAGTGGAATACGCCATACAGAATATAGCATACAATGGCATAGTAAGCCCGGGAGACTCAACAATATACGCAATACTGGCATTCTTCATAGCCTCAGCAGCCTACAGAGCCTTCAGAGCAAGGAGCGCTGAAGCAGCAATACTGCTAATCGCAGGAATAATATGCATGCTTGGAAACGCACCCATAGGAGAACTAATATGGCCCGGATTCGTACCACTAAAAGATTGGATAAACCAAGTATGGGTTAAAGCAGAATCCAGAGTTATCACAATATCTGGATTACTGGCAACACTGGCACTATACGTGAGAATAATATTGGGATATGAAAGGGGGTGGATGGGACGTGGAGAGTAAACCAAGAACAATGTGGGAGAAACTGGAAAACATCGATGTTAGATGGATATACCTAGTGGTATGGGTAGTAATAAGCATACCACTACTAAGACCCATAGGAATCCCCCTAGGAAAATATAGCGCAGAAACCCTTGGACTATACAATTATATAGATAAACTTCCACCAGGAAGTGTAGTCGTAATCATAGATGACCAAAGCCCAGCAGCAGCCGCAGAATGCCAACCAACACTACTAGCTCTCTTCTACCATTGTGTAAGTAAAGGATTAAGGGTAATGTTTATGGACGTAAGAACAGAAGCAGTACCATACACGGAAGCAGCATTCCAAGCCATATTGGGAGCATCAAAAGACCACCCAGATTACGGTAAAAAGTACGTAAATCTAGGATACGTACCAAACTATGAAATAGGGTTGGCAGCCGTAGCAGCCAATGTATTCTGGCCAGAGAAGGATGCATATGGAAACAAATTGAGAGACATGCAATTCTTCCAAGACCTACCCACAAAAACAGCAAAGGACTGGGCCATAGCAATATACTTTGGAAATAGCAGCGTAGATTGGGTTGTAAGACAACTCACAGACGTTTATGGAACGAAGGTGGGCGGCGGCGTTGGAGCAGTATTAGCATCCAGAATGTACCCATACTGGCCAGACAAAATAGTTGGATGGGCAACTGGAGCGAAGGGAGCAGCGGAATATGAAATATTGGTGAGGAGACCAGGTGAAGGGGCAGCGGCAATGGATGCACAATCCCTAGCACACCTAGCAATAGTAATATTCATAGTACTCGGAAACTTAGGATACTTCCTATCCAGGAGGAGGGGGAAGTAAATGTCGTTAAACATACCTACACTCGCAACAATAATGGCTGCCGGAATAACATTAATGCTCCTCAGCTACCTGTATAGGGAAAACATATTCTTCAGAATAGCTGAACACGCATACATAGGCGCCGCAGCAGCCTACACCACACTAGTAAACATAGACACAGCATGGGCAAACTATCTATACCCACACGTGGCAAAAGGAGAATGGTGGTGGTGGATCACAGTACCCATAGGACTACTATACCTATTCTTCTTCACAAGGAAATACTTCTATCTCTACAGGTATCCAACAGCCCTATACCTAGGCGTATCAATAGGAACCATAGTGGCAAGATACATAAAAACTCAATTCCTAGAGCAGATAAGATCCACCATAACCGATACAACAGGCACCGCGATATTGCTGCCAAAGCCCATTGATGGTATACTGGTAGCCATAGGCGTACTAACAGCACTATTCTACTTCTACTTTACCATAGAATTCAAAGGGCCACTAAACACAATAGCAAAGATAGGCAGATACACCCTTGTAGCAGGGTTTGGAGGTAGCTTCGCACTGACAATAATGAGCAGAGTCACACTATTTATTGGAAGACTGAGATTCCTATACTTCACAGATCCAGCACCATACGTTTGTGTACTGGCAGGAATAGTGCTGATAATAGGGATAGCAATGGACTACATGAAGAAGAGTAAAACCGCATAAACTCAAATTTAATCCTTTTTATTTTTTAGGTTGATAAATTTAATTAGACTTCAACTCTTATTCTACCAGTGAAAACCTTCTCGGCTGGGCCTATCATTTGAAGCCTATCCCCAATGACGATCTTAAGCATTCCACCACGAACATGAACATCAACAATCCCACTCTTAACCAGTCCAAGGCGATGAGCTACAGCAGCTGAAGCCGTTGAACCAGTTCCACAAGCATAAGTTTCATCCCAAACACCACTCTCATAAGTCCTAACCTTAATGGAATGATCATTTAAAACTTCAACTAGATTTACACATATACCTTCGGGGAATATCTTCTTATTCTTGGAGATGGCTTCAGCATACAAGTTTATGTTAGCCTTATCCACATCATCCAAGAATAACACGACATGGGGAACACCGGTATCAACTATGGAAACTTCAACATCTCCGATCAATGGGAAATTAACACGTCTAGATATAAGCTCATCTTCATCATTGAAATTAAGCTTAACATATCTCTTCAAATCCCCAAACCTACATTTCAAAACACCCATATCAGCTTTAAACCATCCATCACCCACCTTCTCCACAAACTTCAATCCAGCCCTAGTCTCAATTAGCAACTTATCTAAACCAAGCCTCTCCGACAAATATGCAGCTACACAACGTAAACCATTACCACACATCTCAGCCTCAGTTCCATCAGGCTCCAAAACCCTCATAAACCCATGAGCACCACAAGTGGATGGAACAACGAATAAAACATCATCAGCACCCACGGAAAACCTCCTACGACAAACCTTCATGGAGAAAGCACCCTTAAAGGCTTCAGGAACAACCTCACCACCCAACTCATCCACAATTATAAAATCATTACCACAACCATGATACTTCACAAACTCAACATCCAAAATCATAATGATCCAATAGAATAGGGGTTGGAGGAGGTATAAATAGGCAACGGAAACGGCAAAGAATATAAATAGACAAACCCATTGATTAATGTAACGGGAAAGCTGAAAATCAAATTATTGATCACGGTGGAATAATGACGCAAATAACAATACCAGCAATACAGCCAATACAGACCATAACCCTCATAACAATAGTATATGCATTAACATGGATCATCATAATAGCCCACGCAATATACTACTGGACTGGAATAAGAGGTAAATATAGGAAAACAGAAGTTATTAAGACAAAACTCAAAGAATACCCAAAAACAACAATAATAATACCAGTAAGAAACGAGGAAACAGAAACAATAATCAAACTACTCGAAACACTATCAAAACAAACATACCCAAAGGATAAAATGGAAATAATCATTGTAAGCGACGACACAGAACAAAAATTCAAAGAAATAATGGAAAAGGTAATGAAATCAGAACATTCGAAAAACATGGAAATAAAAATCTATAGGAGAGAGGAACCTAGAGGATTCAAAGCTGGAGCACTAAACTATGCACTAAAAAAATCCAGTGGAAAATACATCGTAGTATTCGATGCGGACACAACACCAAAAGAAACATTCCTAGAAGAAACCGTAACACACATGGAAACTGAAGGGCTAGATGCACTGGCAACAAAATGGTCAACAAAGAATATCAGCGCATCACCAATAGCGGAAGCACAAGCAGTATCCATGGAATT belongs to Candidatus Culexarchaeum yellowstonense and includes:
- a CDS encoding flagellin codes for the protein MEKQTQRGRPRMGFSTTYTELIILMASIILATSASTYILYMGSSMQSSIMQLTQEANRALNTRIEIVYATIMNGSQTGYKIYVKNVGSTTITSYRDIDVYIGPYGQASYYRYNSTPTQNAFTITDADGDGAWEPWETAEITVYTQPATQGVIEVRVKPPQGPTATYLFTPP
- a CDS encoding flagellin — protein: MRDNKGRRKGMIGIEAAIILIAFVIVASAFSFMVINMGLTSTQRGKEAISTSLQEVLSPLQVDGSIMIKSVDQKVVAIIIPLKVSGVNYVPMGVNRTVVSLKITGYGNVESQAYPNIYSGVNKTKDPAKVSFDNILSNSTWAIPTPSGRSADAWLFLEENNKDDAFDFFEKGYLIIKLDSSLGVTSRCIVDIEVRPERGAPLTLSFIVPANLPTGTHYIVIG
- a CDS encoding 4-vinyl reductase; the protein is MKLKEQLNPKEMNMAMLESMMRGLMECSPFGYRSILYSMGFRDGQTLHTLTSREAYATLTSHLEKAASQLKAMGIGQLEIEKISLQEGRIELSLTGNMECMVGRSLQGYAGASLTIGLIEGLLSETLKTPVHATETSCIAKGSDKCRFTIQIINKTPTHNGAPGFPENQPNP
- a CDS encoding glycerophosphodiester phosphodiesterase is translated as MVCFDDVRGRFFVVAHRGASAYRPENTLSAFKLALDFGVDAVEMDVRVTADGKAIIMHDETVDRTTNGKGRVVDLTWDYIRGLKVDVDERVPSLSEALDLVGGKCIVFLELKVDEAVEPAVREVDARGLWDSVLFTSFEARHLTKVLEYNRRANVGLIYIKPVDGILGAKKIGAKIALPYHRLATAKAIEFAHKLKLMIAAWTVDDYETALELKGRGIDGIVSNKPDVIMKLKEQQ
- the dapF gene encoding diaminopimelate epimerase, with product MILDVEFVKYHGCGNDFIIVDELGGEVVPEAFKGAFSMKVCRRRFSVGADDVLFVVPSTCGAHGFMRVLEPDGTEAEMCGNGLRCVAAYLSERLGLDKLLIETRAGLKFVEKVGDGWFKADMGVLKCRFGDLKRYVKLNFNDEDELISRRVNFPLIGDVEVSIVDTGVPHVVLFLDDVDKANINLYAEAISKNKKIFPEGICVNLVEVLNDHSIKVRTYESGVWDETYACGTGSTASAAVAHRLGLVKSGIVDVHVRGGMLKIVIGDRLQMIGPAEKVFTGRIRVEV